Below is a window of Quercus robur chromosome 6, dhQueRobu3.1, whole genome shotgun sequence DNA.
TTTGCTGTTGATTCTCCATTTCTAACATGGCAATATAGCATTTCCGTGCTGCTATTTGATTTCCTCGCAGTTCCCCTACCCCATACTTCGTCGAGAAtttaatcatcaggtggtatgTTGAAGTCACTGCCTTCCAGGAATTGAGAGTGGGCCGCCTGAGGATGGCATTGTAGGCGAACGAGCAGTCGACTACGAGAAAAGTTACCTCCTTAGTGATCTGTTGAGGATAGTCACCTGCCTTCATAGATAGTGTTATTGCACCCAAGGGGAACACCTTCGTTCTCCTAAATCCCATGAATGGGGCATTCGTTGGGGTTAACCGTTCCCTGTCAATTCTCATTTGCTGGAATGTCGGGTAGTACAGGATGCCCGCTGAGTTGCCGTTGTCGACGAGGACCCGATGCATGTTATAATCCCCTATTTGCAAGCTAACCACAAGTGCGTCGTCATGAGGATAGTGAAGTCTCCGGGCATCATCCTCTAAAAATCCGATAACGGGGTTATCTATTCGCGGCATCTTAGGTACGGATCCTGTAAGTTGGACACTATGGACGATTCTGAGGTAGGTTTTGCGGGTTTTTTTGGAAAATCTGGCTGTGGTTGTGCCCCCTACGATCATTCTTTTGTCCCCTATAGGTGGTCTAGGGCGCTCGTTCTCCCTTCATGGGGCCTGTTCCTGGGGCAAATCGGTTCTTTCCTTGTTGACGAACCTCTGTAGCTTCCCTTGTCTAATAAAGGCCTCAATCTGCTGTTTCAGATCGTAGCAGTTGGCTGTGTCGTGCCCGTGGTCACGGTgaaagcgacaatacttgtccCTCGGCCTCTTGTTGGGATCTCCCTTTAGTTTACCAAGGAACGTCAGTGCTCCTTCATCTTTGATCTGCATCAAGACTTGATCTATCAGGGCGGTTAATGGGGTGAAACTGGTGAACTTTCCAGTGGGGGGTCTAGGGCGCCTTTCATCTCGTTGATCTCCGGTTCTAGCAACCTTTCGCCCCTTATCCTGTCGTGTGTCCTTctgtctctccctcttcttGGGCTTTTCTTCGCGGTATAGCAATGCATCTTCTGCGTTCATGTATTTGATGGCTCTGTAGAGTACGTCCGTCATGGTCTTTGGGTCATTcttgtataaagaaaacaaaaacttacccttccgCAGCACGTTAGTGAATGTAGCTACGAGTATCTTATCGTCAGTTTCGTCAATTGAAAGGGCCTCCTTGTTGAAACGAGTTATGTAGGACCACAGCATCTCGTCTTCTCACTGCTTGATGCTCATTAAGCACGCGGTGGACCTTTTGTACCTATATCCCCCTATGAAGTGCGAGGTGAACTGGGCGCTCAACTCCTTGAAAGTATTGATGGAGCTTGGTGTCAATCTACTGAACCAAACCCTCGCAAGGCCCTTCAGCGTCATtgggaatgccctacacatgatctTGCTTGGtaccccttgaaggtgcattagggtcttgaaAGTCTCTAGATGATCGAGGGGGTCTTTGACCCCGTCGTAGCTTTCGATCTGGGGCATGTGAAATTTCTGTGGCAGGGGGAATGAGTTGACGGAGGTAGTGAATGGTGAGTCAGTTCTGTTTACTAGGTCATCAAGATCATTGGACACTCGTCCCTTGAGGGCATTCATCATGACCTTCATCtgctccttcatcgcctgcatctctgcgATAATAGGCGGAAGGGTCGAATCCAT
It encodes the following:
- the LOC126689855 gene encoding uncharacterized protein LOC126689855, giving the protein MPRIDNPVIGFLEDDARRLHYPHDDALVVSLQIGDYNMHRVLVDNGNSAGILYYPTFQQMRIDRERLTPTNAPFMGFRRTKVFPLGAITLSMKAGDYPQQITKEVTFLVVDCSFAYNAILRRPTLNSWKAVTSTYHLMIKFSTKYGVGELRGNQIAARKCYIAMLEMENQQQKMCIEKQRALAESVEELEEVRLDDTRHERTTKIGTLASWPVRQMLTTFLRDNQDVFAWSHEDMPRIDPSVMVHKLNVSPSFPPIRQKKQVFAQERDKAISKEVRKLLEAGFIREVYYPDWLANVVMVKKANGNWQMCIDCTDLNKACPKDSYLLPRIDTLVDSTARH